The following proteins are co-located in the Streptomyces sp. DT2A-34 genome:
- a CDS encoding gluconokinase, producing MRTPHVVVVMGVAGTGKTTIGPLLAARLGVPYAEGDDFHPQANIAKMSAGTPLDDADRWPWLDAIGAWAHGRAGLGGVVSCSALKRSYRDRLRAAAPGVAFVHLTGDREVIEDRMAHRQGHFMPTALLDSQFATLQPLQADEAGVAVDVAGSPEEITERASKALSELPD from the coding sequence ATGCGTACCCCCCACGTCGTCGTGGTGATGGGCGTCGCCGGCACGGGCAAGACCACCATCGGTCCCCTGCTCGCCGCCCGGCTCGGCGTCCCGTACGCCGAGGGAGACGACTTCCACCCGCAGGCCAACATCGCCAAGATGTCGGCCGGTACCCCGCTCGACGACGCGGACAGGTGGCCGTGGCTGGACGCCATCGGCGCCTGGGCGCACGGGCGGGCCGGGCTCGGCGGGGTGGTCAGCTGCTCGGCGCTGAAGCGGTCGTACCGTGACCGGCTCAGGGCCGCCGCGCCCGGGGTGGCGTTCGTGCACCTCACGGGCGACCGGGAGGTCATCGAGGACCGGATGGCGCATCGGCAGGGGCACTTCATGCCAACCGCGCTGCTCGACTCCCAGTTCGCCACGCTCCAGCCGCTCCAGGCCGACGAGGCCGGAGTCGCCGTGGACGTGGCCGGGAGCCCGGAGGAGATCACCGAGCGGGCCTCGAAGGCGCTGAGCGAACTTCCCGACTGA
- a CDS encoding FadR/GntR family transcriptional regulator: MSTPGRGLHGHVLETLGPAIAAGEYPPGSVLRTDELAQRFDVSRSVMREAVRVLESMHLVESRRRVGVTVRPKAEWNVYDPQVIRWRLAGADRPQQLRSLTVLRSAIEPVAAGLAAKYATADQCAELTECALGMVAHSRGHQLEGYLIHDVAFHRVILNASGNEMFARLGDVVAEVLAGRTHHEVMFEDPDPAAVTLHVQVAEAVRAGDAARAEHLTREITVGALQELDILAP; encoded by the coding sequence ATGAGCACACCGGGCCGGGGGCTGCACGGCCATGTACTGGAAACCCTCGGCCCCGCGATCGCCGCGGGCGAGTACCCGCCGGGCAGTGTCCTGCGCACGGACGAGCTGGCCCAGCGCTTCGACGTGTCGCGCTCGGTGATGCGGGAGGCGGTCCGCGTCCTGGAGTCCATGCACCTGGTGGAGTCCCGCCGCCGCGTCGGCGTCACGGTCCGTCCCAAGGCCGAGTGGAACGTCTACGACCCGCAGGTCATCCGCTGGCGCCTGGCCGGCGCCGACCGCCCCCAGCAGCTGCGCTCACTCACCGTCCTGCGCTCGGCCATCGAACCGGTCGCGGCAGGCCTGGCCGCCAAGTACGCCACCGCCGACCAGTGCGCCGAACTCACCGAATGCGCCCTCGGCATGGTCGCCCACTCCCGCGGCCACCAGCTGGAGGGCTACCTCATCCACGACGTCGCCTTCCACCGCGTCATCCTCAACGCCTCCGGCAACGAGATGTTCGCCCGCCTGGGCGACGTGGTCGCCGAGGTCCTCGCGGGCCGCACCCACCACGAGGTCATGTTCGAGGACCCCGACCCGGCCGCGGTCACCCTGCACGTCCAGGTCGCGGAGGCGGTCCGCGCGGGCGACGCGGCCAGGGCGGAACACCTGACCCGCGAGATCACGGTCGGCGCCCTCCAGGAGCTGGACATCCTCGCCCCATGA
- a CDS encoding molybdopterin-dependent oxidoreductase — translation MNYEPPEEPRGKPMGRRVLLGTLALGALGVATAPTLQRGMESFLASASDKDPTGLTDLLPNGGGFRYYSVASSVPRKNATTYRLTVDGLVDHPRTYTLADLRALPQTRMVRDVQCVTGWRVPETPFEGVRLSRLLDAAGVREGAGAVRFTCFDGTYTESLTLDQARRADVLVALRMQDKDLGHSHGGPVRLYVAPMYFYKSAKWLSGITVTKDVRPGYWEERGYDVDAWVGRSNGRDDEPTT, via the coding sequence GTGAACTACGAACCACCCGAAGAGCCGCGGGGCAAACCGATGGGCCGCCGCGTCCTCCTCGGCACCCTGGCCCTGGGCGCCCTCGGCGTGGCCACCGCGCCGACCCTGCAACGCGGCATGGAGTCCTTCCTGGCGAGCGCCTCCGACAAGGACCCCACCGGCCTGACCGACCTGCTCCCCAACGGCGGCGGCTTCCGCTACTACTCGGTCGCCTCCTCCGTACCCCGCAAGAACGCCACCACCTACCGCCTCACGGTCGACGGCCTGGTCGACCACCCCCGGACCTACACGCTCGCCGACCTGCGCGCCCTGCCGCAGACCCGGATGGTGCGCGACGTCCAGTGCGTCACCGGCTGGCGGGTACCCGAGACACCGTTCGAAGGTGTGCGCCTGTCCCGGCTGCTCGACGCCGCGGGAGTGCGCGAGGGGGCCGGGGCGGTGCGCTTCACCTGCTTCGACGGCACCTACACCGAGAGCCTCACCCTCGACCAGGCCCGCCGCGCGGACGTCCTGGTCGCCCTGCGCATGCAGGACAAGGACCTGGGCCACAGCCACGGCGGCCCGGTCCGTCTCTATGTGGCCCCCATGTACTTCTACAAGTCCGCCAAGTGGCTCTCCGGCATCACCGTCACCAAGGACGTGCGGCCCGGCTACTGGGAGGAACGGGGTTACGACGTCGACGCCTGGGTCGGCCGCTCGAACGGACGCGACGATGAGCCTACGACTTGA
- a CDS encoding L-idonate 5-dehydrogenase encodes MLGCVIHGAGDLRVEELPSPEPGPGQALVAVRYGGVCGSDLHYWRHGGVGDFRLEEPMVLGHEVVGTVLSYGDGASGPVAGTAVAVHPATPCSVCPECADGRRNVCRDTRYLGSAARFPHVQGGFAAQVVVPADQLRPLPAGLDLRRAALAEPLSVALHAVRRAGEVAGRHVLVTGAGPIGCLVVAAAKAAGATHVTVTDLLPTALEYARIAGADSLVRADDPDDAGWPAEVDVAIEASGVVAGLDTCLRLVRRGGVVVQLGMLPPGLSPFAGNLVVSREIELRGAFRFDGEFDEALELLAAEASFDGLISSVVPVREAESAFALAADRSRSCKVLLDFGG; translated from the coding sequence ATGCTCGGTTGTGTGATCCATGGTGCGGGTGACCTGCGGGTGGAGGAGCTGCCGTCGCCGGAGCCCGGCCCCGGGCAGGCCCTCGTCGCCGTTCGGTACGGCGGGGTCTGCGGCTCCGACCTGCACTACTGGCGGCACGGCGGGGTCGGCGACTTCCGCCTCGAGGAGCCGATGGTGCTCGGGCACGAGGTGGTCGGGACGGTCCTGTCGTACGGCGACGGGGCATCGGGTCCGGTCGCCGGTACGGCCGTCGCGGTCCACCCGGCCACTCCCTGCTCGGTCTGCCCCGAGTGCGCGGACGGGCGGCGCAACGTCTGCCGGGACACCCGCTACCTCGGCAGCGCGGCGCGCTTCCCGCATGTGCAGGGCGGGTTCGCCGCCCAAGTCGTCGTCCCCGCAGACCAGTTGAGGCCCCTCCCGGCCGGGCTCGACCTGCGGCGGGCGGCGCTCGCCGAGCCGCTGTCGGTCGCGCTGCACGCGGTGCGGCGGGCCGGAGAGGTGGCCGGGAGGCATGTCCTCGTCACCGGTGCCGGGCCCATCGGGTGTCTGGTGGTCGCGGCGGCCAAGGCGGCCGGGGCCACGCACGTGACGGTGACGGACCTGCTGCCGACGGCTTTGGAGTACGCGCGGATCGCCGGCGCCGACAGCCTCGTACGGGCCGATGACCCGGACGATGCCGGGTGGCCTGCCGAGGTGGACGTCGCGATCGAGGCGTCAGGGGTCGTCGCGGGGCTGGACACGTGTCTGCGGCTGGTGCGGCGCGGGGGTGTCGTGGTGCAGCTCGGGATGCTGCCGCCGGGGCTGAGTCCGTTCGCGGGGAACCTCGTCGTGAGCCGGGAGATCGAGCTGCGGGGGGCGTTCCGCTTCGACGGGGAGTTCGACGAGGCACTGGAACTGCTCGCCGCCGAGGCCTCGTTCGACGGCCTGATCAGCTCGGTGGTGCCGGTGCGGGAGGCCGAGTCGGCGTTCGCGCTCGCGGCGGACCGGAGTCGGTCGTGCAAGGTGCTGCTGGACTTCGGGGGCTGA
- a CDS encoding YchJ family protein: protein MTTRFCPCGLPKAYDDCCGRFHSGAAAAAAAAPTAEALMRSRYSAFVKGEVAYLLRTWHPRTRPARLDLDPGMRWTGLEILETTDGSAFHSTGTVTFRASFRGGALHERSRFERVDGAWVYVDGEFLD, encoded by the coding sequence ATGACGACGCGTTTTTGCCCGTGCGGGCTGCCCAAGGCGTACGACGACTGCTGCGGCCGGTTCCACTCCGGTGCCGCTGCCGCTGCCGCTGCCGCGCCCACCGCCGAGGCGCTCATGCGGTCGCGGTACAGCGCGTTCGTCAAGGGCGAGGTGGCGTACCTGCTGCGGACCTGGCATCCGCGGACGCGGCCGGCGCGGCTGGACCTCGACCCCGGGATGCGGTGGACCGGGCTGGAGATCCTGGAGACGACGGATGGTTCGGCGTTCCACTCCACGGGGACGGTGACCTTCCGCGCCTCGTTCCGGGGCGGGGCGCTGCATGAGCGGAGCCGGTTCGAGCGGGTCGACGGGGCGTGGGTGTATGTGGACGGGGAGTTCCTGGACTGA
- a CDS encoding cytochrome b/b6 domain-containing protein: MSLRLDAPRRTTDVRRFTRAERWMHRTTAALMGVCVVTAACLYVPQLAELVGRRELVVRIHEWAGLALPVPVLAGLASRAFRADLGLLNRFGSHDRLWLRAALRRDKRAASRPAGKFNAGQKIYAAWIAGATLVMLGTGLMMWFTHLTPLVWRTSATFVHDWLALTIGIVLAGHIGMALADPEARRGMRTGRVNREWAEREHSLWRP; this comes from the coding sequence ATGAGCCTACGACTTGACGCACCCCGCCGGACCACCGACGTCCGGCGCTTCACCAGGGCCGAACGCTGGATGCACCGTACGACGGCCGCGCTGATGGGCGTGTGCGTGGTGACGGCGGCCTGTCTGTACGTTCCGCAGCTCGCCGAACTCGTCGGGCGCCGCGAGCTGGTGGTCCGCATCCACGAGTGGGCCGGCCTCGCCCTGCCCGTTCCGGTACTGGCCGGCCTCGCCTCCCGCGCCTTCCGCGCCGACCTCGGCCTCCTCAACCGCTTCGGCTCCCACGACCGCCTGTGGCTGCGCGCCGCGCTCCGCCGTGACAAGCGGGCCGCGTCCCGTCCTGCGGGCAAGTTCAACGCCGGGCAGAAGATCTATGCGGCCTGGATCGCGGGGGCGACGCTGGTGATGCTCGGCACCGGTCTGATGATGTGGTTCACCCACCTCACGCCCCTGGTGTGGCGCACCAGCGCGACGTTCGTCCATGACTGGCTGGCCCTGACCATCGGCATCGTCCTCGCCGGGCACATTGGCATGGCGCTAGCGGATCCGGAGGCCCGCAGGGGTATGCGGACCGGCAGGGTGAACCGGGAGTGGGCCGAGCGGGAGCACTCCCTGTGGCGGCCTTGA
- a CDS encoding M1 family metallopeptidase: MAVQQTAGVDPYFPEHGDSRYRVHRYELALDYRPAPNRLSGTARINAIAGRTPLTEFVLNLADFRIGRVRVDGRQPHYTHRGGRLRVRPAKPIRAGAAFTVEVHWAGNPKPVNSPWGGLGWEELEDGALVASQPIGAPSWYPCNDRPADKASYQISITTPSAYAVVAGGRLLTRTTKASTTTWVYEQSAPTSSYLVGLSIGKYQTVLLGDPGLGGVPQHGHIPAQLLPEFSRDFARQPQMMELFQELFGPYPFDEYAVVVTEEELDVPVEAQGLSLFGANHVDGARGSERLVAHELAHQWFGNSVSIADWRHIWLNEGFAKYAEWLWSERSGGRTAQQLAAAAHRLLASLPQDLRLADPGRKSMFDDRLYERGGLVLHAVRCALGDIAFFRMLRAWGQLHRGGTVTTAAFASHVARFATEPVEELFEAWVYGTALPPLPGALTRTAG, encoded by the coding sequence GTGGCAGTTCAGCAGACGGCGGGCGTGGACCCGTACTTCCCGGAGCACGGCGACTCGCGCTACCGGGTGCACCGGTACGAGCTGGCGTTGGACTACCGCCCGGCCCCGAACCGGCTGTCGGGGACGGCCCGGATCAACGCCATAGCGGGACGGACGCCGCTCACCGAGTTCGTGCTGAACCTGGCCGACTTCAGGATCGGGCGGGTCCGGGTCGACGGACGGCAGCCGCACTACACGCACCGCGGCGGGCGGCTGCGCGTGCGCCCCGCCAAGCCGATCCGCGCCGGGGCCGCCTTCACGGTCGAGGTGCACTGGGCGGGCAACCCCAAGCCGGTGAACAGCCCCTGGGGCGGGCTCGGCTGGGAGGAGCTGGAGGACGGGGCGCTGGTGGCGAGCCAGCCGATCGGGGCGCCGTCGTGGTACCCGTGCAACGACCGGCCCGCCGACAAGGCGTCGTACCAGATCTCGATCACCACGCCGTCGGCGTACGCGGTGGTGGCGGGCGGGCGCCTGCTGACCCGTACGACGAAGGCGTCCACGACCACCTGGGTGTACGAGCAGTCGGCGCCGACGTCGAGTTATCTGGTCGGCCTGTCGATCGGCAAGTACCAGACGGTGCTGCTGGGCGACCCGGGCCTGGGCGGGGTACCGCAGCACGGGCACATCCCGGCGCAGCTGCTGCCGGAGTTCTCCCGGGACTTCGCGCGCCAGCCGCAGATGATGGAGCTGTTCCAGGAGCTGTTCGGGCCGTACCCCTTCGACGAGTACGCGGTCGTCGTGACGGAGGAGGAACTCGATGTCCCGGTCGAGGCACAGGGGTTGTCGCTGTTCGGCGCCAACCACGTGGACGGGGCGCGCGGTTCGGAGCGGCTGGTCGCGCACGAGCTGGCGCACCAGTGGTTCGGCAACAGTGTGTCCATCGCGGACTGGCGGCACATCTGGCTGAACGAGGGGTTCGCGAAATACGCCGAGTGGCTGTGGTCGGAGCGGTCGGGCGGGCGTACGGCGCAGCAACTCGCCGCTGCCGCACACCGGTTGCTGGCGTCTCTGCCGCAGGATCTGCGGCTGGCGGATCCGGGTCGTAAGTCGATGTTCGACGATCGGCTGTACGAGCGCGGAGGCCTCGTCCTGCACGCGGTGCGCTGCGCGCTGGGCGACATCGCCTTCTTCCGCATGCTGCGCGCCTGGGGACAGCTGCACCGGGGCGGAACGGTGACGACGGCCGCCTTCGCCTCGCATGTGGCCCGCTTCGCGACCGAGCCGGTGGAGGAGCTGTTCGAGGCGTGGGTGTACGGGACGGCGCTGCCGCCGTTGCCCGGGGCCCTGACGCGGACGGCGGGCTAG
- a CDS encoding SDR family oxidoreductase, whose amino-acid sequence MTAHPLFDIGGRKALVTGSSRGIGLALARGLAEAGCTVVLNGRDGERLAKAAGELPGDVRTAVFDVTDGPSVAAGIADVEERVGPLDILVNNAGMQLRAPLLEFTDSDWHRILNTNLTSAFLVGREAARRMTERGHGKIINICSLQSEVVRPGIAPYAATKGALKMLTKGMCADWGPHGVQVNGLGPGYIETELTQPLVEDEEFSAWVRRRTPAGRWGRTEDLVGGVLFLASPAADFVSGQVLYVDGGMTSVL is encoded by the coding sequence ATGACGGCTCACCCCCTCTTCGACATCGGCGGCCGCAAGGCCCTGGTCACCGGCTCCAGCCGGGGCATCGGCCTCGCGCTCGCCCGCGGCCTGGCGGAGGCTGGCTGCACGGTGGTCCTCAACGGGCGGGACGGCGAACGCCTCGCCAAGGCCGCCGGGGAGCTGCCCGGCGACGTCCGCACGGCCGTGTTCGACGTGACCGACGGTCCGTCGGTGGCCGCCGGGATCGCGGATGTGGAGGAGCGGGTGGGCCCGCTCGACATCCTGGTCAACAACGCGGGCATGCAACTGCGCGCGCCCTTGCTGGAGTTCACGGACTCCGACTGGCACCGGATCCTGAACACCAACCTCACCAGCGCGTTCCTGGTCGGCCGGGAGGCCGCCCGGCGGATGACGGAACGCGGCCACGGAAAGATCATCAACATCTGCTCGCTGCAGAGCGAGGTCGTCCGCCCCGGCATCGCCCCCTACGCCGCCACCAAGGGCGCGCTGAAGATGCTCACCAAGGGCATGTGCGCGGACTGGGGCCCGCACGGCGTCCAGGTCAACGGCCTGGGTCCCGGTTACATCGAGACCGAGCTCACCCAACCTCTCGTCGAGGACGAGGAGTTCAGCGCGTGGGTGCGGCGACGCACCCCGGCCGGGCGCTGGGGGCGTACGGAGGACCTGGTGGGCGGGGTGCTGTTCCTCGCCTCTCCTGCGGCGGACTTCGTCAGCGGGCAGGTGCTGTATGTCGACGGCGGCATGACGAGCGTGCTGTGA
- a CDS encoding GntP family permease, translating into MTRLSVEMLAADTVEPLTSAGHAQLGIAVLAGIAVIVLLITKFKLHAFLSLTLGTLVLGAIAGAPLDKAIASFTTGLGTTVAGVGVLIALGAILGKMLADSGGADQIVDTILAKAGRRSMPWAMVLIASVIGLPLFFEVGVVLLIPVVLMVAKRGNYSLMRIGIPALAGLSVMHGLVPPHPGPLVAIDAVGADLGVTLALGVLVAIPTVIIAGPLFSRYAARWVDVPAPDRMIPQRPSEETGESGEVSKRRLPGFGPTLITILLPVVLMLSKALVDIVIDDPANTVQRVFDVIGSPMIALLAAVLLGIVTLLAPAGFGKERISPLVEKGLAPIAGILLIVGAGGGFKQTLIDTGVGQMVLDISEDWSIPALLLAWLIAVAIRLATGSATVATVSAAGLVAPLAADMSTTHAALLVLAIGAGSLFFSHVNDAGFWLVKEYFGLNVGQTIKTWSVMETIISVVAGGVVLLLSLII; encoded by the coding sequence GTGACCAGACTCAGCGTCGAGATGCTGGCAGCGGACACCGTCGAGCCCCTCACCTCGGCCGGCCACGCTCAGCTGGGCATCGCCGTCCTGGCGGGTATCGCCGTCATCGTCCTGCTCATCACCAAGTTCAAGCTCCACGCGTTCCTGTCGCTGACCCTCGGAACGCTCGTGCTCGGCGCGATCGCCGGGGCGCCGCTCGACAAGGCCATCGCCAGCTTCACCACCGGCCTCGGCACCACGGTCGCCGGCGTGGGCGTGCTGATCGCCCTCGGCGCGATCCTCGGCAAGATGCTCGCCGACTCCGGCGGCGCCGACCAGATCGTCGACACGATCCTCGCCAAGGCGGGCAGGCGCTCCATGCCGTGGGCGATGGTGCTGATCGCCTCCGTCATCGGTCTGCCGTTGTTCTTCGAGGTCGGCGTCGTGCTGCTGATCCCGGTCGTGCTGATGGTCGCCAAGCGCGGCAACTACTCGCTGATGCGCATCGGCATCCCCGCCCTGGCCGGTCTGTCCGTGATGCACGGCCTGGTCCCGCCGCACCCCGGCCCGCTGGTCGCGATCGACGCGGTCGGCGCCGACCTCGGTGTCACACTGGCGCTCGGCGTCCTCGTCGCCATACCGACGGTGATCATCGCCGGTCCGCTGTTCTCGCGGTACGCGGCCCGTTGGGTGGATGTCCCGGCCCCCGACCGGATGATCCCTCAGCGTCCCTCCGAGGAAACCGGTGAATCCGGTGAAGTGAGCAAGCGCAGGCTCCCCGGCTTCGGGCCCACGCTGATCACGATCCTCCTCCCGGTCGTCCTGATGCTCTCCAAGGCACTGGTCGACATCGTGATCGACGACCCGGCCAACACCGTCCAGCGCGTCTTCGACGTCATCGGCTCCCCGATGATCGCGCTGCTCGCCGCCGTACTCCTGGGCATCGTCACGCTGCTCGCGCCCGCCGGGTTCGGCAAGGAGCGCATCTCGCCGCTGGTCGAGAAGGGCCTCGCGCCCATCGCGGGCATCCTGCTCATCGTCGGCGCGGGCGGCGGCTTCAAGCAGACCCTGATCGACACCGGTGTGGGGCAGATGGTCCTGGACATCTCCGAGGACTGGTCGATCCCGGCGCTGCTGCTGGCCTGGCTGATCGCGGTGGCCATCCGTCTCGCGACGGGTTCGGCGACGGTGGCGACGGTCTCGGCAGCCGGGCTTGTCGCCCCGCTGGCCGCCGACATGTCGACCACGCACGCGGCCCTGCTGGTCCTGGCCATCGGTGCCGGCTCGCTCTTCTTCAGCCATGTGAACGACGCCGGATTCTGGCTGGTGAAGGAGTACTTCGGCCTGAACGTCGGGCAGACCATCAAGACCTGGTCCGTCATGGAGACGATCATCTCGGTGGTCGCCGGTGGTGTGGTCCTCCTGCTCTCACTGATCATTTAG